GAACGTTACCATCGTAGTCCAAAATTGCGAAGTATCTTTCTTTTCGCCCCAGCATGCGACAGTATCCTTGCTTTGACTGGTCAGCTCTTTGTCGTACTGCTTTACCATTTCCAAAACTTCGGCACTGGTAGTTTTCGACATTTCGATTTTTCGGTACGCTTCCGGAAGCTGATTTGTATAGGGCGGCTCTTCGAACCACAGCCTTTCGCCTATTTCTTCAACTCCGCAGCCTGACAAAAATATTCCGGCTGAAACTACTGACAGAATCAATATATAATTAATTCTTTTCATGCAGTTGCCCTTTCAAAAGACTCAACAATTTTGAATTTTAATTTTTAAATTACGTTATACTTCTTTAGCGTGAATCCACTTCATCATATTACGCAGTTTTCTGCCGACTGTTTCGAGTTTGCAGTTGTAATCTTTCTTATACAGTGCGTTGAATTTCTTCATGCCGTGTTTGTATTCGCCGACCCATTCTTTGGCGAATTTTCCGCTGGTGATTTCAGCGAGAATCTTTTTCATTTCAGCTTTGGTTTTTTTAGTAACGATTCTCGGCCCGCGTGTCAAATCGCCGTATTCAGCGGTGTTTGAAATGCTGTATCTCATATAGCTCATACCGCCCTGATACATCAGGTCAACGATGAGTTTCACTTCGTGCATACATTCAAAGTAAGCTATTTCGGGCTGATAACCTGCTTTAACCAGCGTCTCGAAACCTGCTTTGATAAGAGCAGTCAGACCGCCGCAGAGAACTACCTGTTCGCCGAACAAATCTGTTTCTGTTTCTTCTTTGTATGTCGTCTGGATGATACCGGCACGTGCTCCGCCGACACCATTGCCCCATGCGAGCGCGATTTTCTTCGCGTTGCCTGTCGCATCCTGCTGAACAGCAACGATGCACGGAACTCCGCCGCCCTTTTCATATTCGCTGCGAACCAGATGCCCCGGACCCTTCGGTGCAATCATAACTACGTTCACGTCTTTGGGCGGAACGATATATTTGAAATGAATGTTGAATCCGTGGCAGAAGCCCAGTGTCTGGCCTGCTACGAGGTTCGGTTTGATTTGTGTTTCGTAAATCTTCGCCTGCATTTCATCGGGCAGAGTAATAATAATCAAAGTTGCGTCTTTCATCGCGGTCTTGATATCGCCCGGTTTGAAACCATATTTCTGTGCGAGTTTGAAATTGTCTGTGCCTTTCAATTCAGCAACAGCAACTTTGATTCCGCTGTCACGAAGATTAAGACTGTGCGCGTGTCCCTGGCTTCCGAAGCCTATGACCGCGACCTTTTTTCCCTTAAGAGCCGTAATTGGGGCGTCTTTTTGGTAGTAAATTTTTGCCATTTCGATTAACTCCTATAAAAAATTTAATTATTTGGCGTTAGAATTTTACTTTTTTTACACTGAATTGCCTATATTTGCAAGTAAATATTATTGACATAAGGAATAATGGGTAGTATAGCTCTTTTATCCTTCTGTTTAATGGAGTTTATATGCCAAGACGAATATATTTTCCAGTAATTTTGCTTGTTTGCGGGCTAACCACTTTCCTTTTTGGTCAAGTAGAGTTAAAAAACGGAAATTTTGATGCACAGATACCTCTTACAAGCTGGAACTTACACTTCTATGGCGCTCATCCGATAGTCTCCGCTGACATGGAAAATCGCAAGGACGGCATTCAGTCTGTCAAAATATCCAGCAGCGAATTGTCAGATTGCGCTATTGCACAGGAAGTCGAAGTAATACCGGGAAAATTGTATTCTTTGACAGGCTGGATACGCACTGAAAACCTAAATTCTTTTGATTCACCTGTTTTTGGGGCAATCCTCATACAGTTTCCAGATGGCAGAAGTAATATTGCTTATGGCCAAAATCATAACGGTACCACTGAATGGACACAGGAAGTAATTCTTTTTGTAGCCCCTGAATGCGGCAAAATACGTATTTCCCTGTTTTTCGTCGGCTACGGAAAAGGCACCGGAACAGTCTGGTTTGACAATATCCAGCTCCACTGTCCCAATGAACTTTCCGGTAAAGTAAAAATAAGGCCAAAACTTCGTTTCAACAACAAGATTAGCCCATTTCAATACGGTCAATTCATAGAACCGTTTTATGATTGCGGTATTGGTATGTGGTCAGAGAAACTCTCCGACCAGAGCTTCGAGGGAATCACTCCTTTTAAGGATTTTGTAGTTTTTCGAAAAACAAAGGATTTTCAGTATATGCAATGGTATCCAATCGGCGCTGTGCATCGAGGTTTGTATTCGTTGGATGATAAAAATCCTGTTAATGGACGTGTCGCACAGTGCATTAAAGTTAAAAATCCGGAACCCTGCGTTCTCGGAATCGCACAGGATGGAATCGCAGTAAAGAAAGGAGAAACATATCATTTTTCTGTTTACCTACGGAATCACAAAATACGCGATACGATTCGCGTTTCTTTATTTGAGCAGGAACATGTTCTGGCACAGCTTCAGTTTAGCCCTATCTTAAATTGGCAAAAATTTCAGGGCGATTTAATCCCAAACGCTGATTCTGTAAACGCTTCATTAAAAATCGAATTTACAGCTCC
The sequence above is drawn from the Planctomycetaceae bacterium genome and encodes:
- the ilvC gene encoding ketol-acid reductoisomerase; the encoded protein is MAKIYYQKDAPITALKGKKVAVIGFGSQGHAHSLNLRDSGIKVAVAELKGTDNFKLAQKYGFKPGDIKTAMKDATLIIITLPDEMQAKIYETQIKPNLVAGQTLGFCHGFNIHFKYIVPPKDVNVVMIAPKGPGHLVRSEYEKGGGVPCIVAVQQDATGNAKKIALAWGNGVGGARAGIIQTTYKEETETDLFGEQVVLCGGLTALIKAGFETLVKAGYQPEIAYFECMHEVKLIVDLMYQGGMSYMRYSISNTAEYGDLTRGPRIVTKKTKAEMKKILAEITSGKFAKEWVGEYKHGMKKFNALYKKDYNCKLETVGRKLRNMMKWIHAKEV